aaatctctcaaaaactggaaccattacaattgagaagaaatgggaataagaagaggagggaaaaagatcagatttgtgtaacacactgccaagtgtcccctttctccaattgaatattttcctctctccttcccatggaaactactctctaaatatctcatatttgttgaaactaatttcataattgcattcctcattccgagagctttctggtgatatataatacttgccatttcggGCAAAAATAACCTCTCAggcaaattaaacttggaatgcagaccatcatttaaattttttgaatttctcctaTAGTCtacactatatatttaattttgattgttTCAACCAATTTTTGGCCTGACACCCTACCACGTGGCGGCTTATGATTTGCTGATGGGTTCGTTGGGcaccacttgggatgacacctcacctttcACCACTTATCGGGCTCGTCACTGCCACTAGACTGCTTGCTTGTCGCCACCTGTAcgccatgtcatcaccacctcAGCAGGACCCGTGCGCTAGAcctccacttggacctgccacctgAATGCCATGttatctttcaccatttcgcgatggCTAATGGACGTGCATCTTCACTCCGCGAAATCGCGCACACCATCGGATCTCCATGAATCTGCATGCTCTTTAACCCCTTCGCTGCTTCGTGATGTTTAACTGGCGAGCATCTCCGCTTCGTGAAATAGCGCACTTCGTTGATCTTTATGGAACTTGCTCAATCTTTAACCGTCCATTCTCTGCAAAATTCACCTCAAGAACCGTGCCCACATGGGGTGAGGTATGTCTGGTCGCCActtggcctccttggtcacctcaggAAACGTGCCTGCATGCATCGAGTTTGCCTGGTCGCCACTTGGTCTCCTTTGTCACCTCAGGAAACGCACCTACACGCGTTGGGTCCGCTTGGTCGCCACTTGGCCTCCTTTGTCACCTCAGGAAACGCGCCTGCATGCATGGGGTCTGCCTAGTCACCACTTGGCCTCCTTGATCGCCTCAGGAAACACAACCATGCGCGTGGGGTCCGCAAGGGTGCCCAAccgacaccttgtgtcaaaagcccttgAAGATTTGACACTATGAATCGGTGTGTTCTTTATTTTAAATGCCAAAAAGTTTTCCTGCCtagtcaatgtgggataatgcatttagCCTGGAACTTGAAAGTTTTTATGATTGGCTACTAATGGAGGAGCTGGCAATACACTTAGCCACTGCATTTGCTTGAAGGGGCTTCATCTCCCTCCATCTTCAACTTTCATTGCCAAATTCCTCTCAAGTTCACGATAAAGACGTTCCCTAATTTTTCTGCTTGTCACATGTTTCCCCTCACGCCCCACAAATGGTGAAGTATTAAttgaaaatgccattttcataGTAGGTTCTTCAATTTTAATTCCAGGCAAAGCTAAGCCATCAAATTTATCTGCCAGAGTTTCACCAATAAGGACATCACTTATACCACAGACAACATAAATATCTCCAGCTTCGACCATTTCAGCTGGAACTTTTGTAAAATTTTCATATACAAACAGTTCATTGACTTTACCCAATCTAAAGTTTTCATCTGCTGTACACACCTTTATCTCCATACCTCTGTACACAGCAGGGAGGAgctgctaattgcatttgctttAAAGCTTCAAAATCCTTTTACCTGTAGCGCAGGGGATTCACATCCTACACTTTGCATTTGCTGAAGTTTTTTCTTTTAATGCCCCTCCACATATCACGCAGAGGGAAAATTCTTGGGCTTTACAATTTGCCACTAGCCTTTGCTTAAAAGTTTCTAAAGCTGTTGTTTGCATTTTCTTTAAATCTTCTAATACTTTCCTATTTTCCTTTCAACCACGCAAAGGAGGGAGGAGGCTTGCCATTCACTTGCCAATAGCATTTGCTACTAATGCAATTTACCTTGGAGTTTATGCCTAACAATGTTTCATGTGGAGAGGCTGTTGGAGAAGTCATGGAATTTTCTTTAAGCTTCCAAGGCATTTGCCAAAAAATAAAAATGGCTACGCCTTCTAATTTCCCTTTGTGGATTCAGTATGTTTGATCATTCCATAATTGAACATATTGTGTTCTATAGTCCGCACTAATCCAGCTTACTTTCATTGTTGTTCCTGTTGAATTCATACTGGAGAAATGTGAATGGAGGGGCATGGCCGGATTAGTTAATTACACATTTATTCAAAACTTTCTTATGACATGTCTCGTGATTACAATCctcatttaaatattttgaaattctCCCAGTGAACCAAGttgccaataaaatcaatgcacaaGCGTGAGCTAGGTCGGACCCCAAAATGGGTCCGActaaaacaaaatttgttttcatgcaactaacctttgaaatgcctcacgaaccttaaacattcctctggaatcgatcgacaccatttttggatcatcaaactgagtttcgcAACTTTCAAGCGcctatgccacattttcgcatttaatcgcgaagatgtaattttcaaacggGTCAAAggcatgtactctaatatacaaacatgaactctaccaagcggTTTTTCAAGAcgaatcctgagtgaagagatattaatggtcaaagatgaccaactggctttgtcgacagtgcggacctgatgaagtcaatgcgtaggcaactcatgatgcctttcttaaaaatatcaaacgatctccgcagaccctcaaatatgaggcataggtaccttgaagtacagatcaaatcttagaatactcaattctaccaaaaggatgactgggtgcaaatagcacgctcatgaaaatagcaactttaactgatatagcaacgaaagtacggaacactgaaaaagatggctcaagaaacccttttgaaaactaatcaaacagattggcaggagcttgaaactagaaacatagcttgtcatttgtaTCAACAATATCCCAGAATAAACATTCTGATATGACATTCACCGAGGCgtcttttacacttatgcaaaaacagggcttcgactagctgctgaaacagggacttgtcaaacaacacaaactgcaaacggattgaacttgcaaactgagaaaatggattcacaaagacttgaaattttgcatggaggctcacatttatgcatataattaaatccattttgaattttaacatgatgatcaacagggaaaaatttataggcgctcaaagtaggACACTTGATAAAATCTACaattgcacctaaaatgcacttttagctcaccccttgaaatgggtacttgatgaattgatccaaactgaattttgaaagttgcacaacaCTTCATTAGCTAAATGAAAGGTTTAGGACACATTTCAAATCTTTACCCCTTGATGATCAGCTAACTCCCTTTTACCCTCTCTCTaattaggccattcaaactgactcattttatgatcatttggaaatgcagagcaaaattttgaaatgggcctctcaaatttgactcaaatttaatgagtcccaacatggtCAATGCAATATTTATCGACAAGAAAGGCTAACAATAAATGTTAGACAAGAGTGGTAATAAAAAGTAGACATAAAAATATTTAAGTTTATTTAATAAAGGATAATGGTACAATATTCATAAAAAAAGAGGGTGGTAGATAATCACATCTACAAATGGGGCCATATCCAAAACAAATACATAAAAGTAAATAAATCCAAGTCCAATAAATTCTAAGAAACTAAAGAAAAGCTAGAAGGAGGAGGGTCCTCGTCAGCAAGATTGTCCCAAAAATCTCTAGGGATACGATCATCAATTAGCTCTTGACTAATGAGGGCACCATATTCCTTAGGAGGTTTATTTGAGGGTGTTGAGTACAAAATAAATATGTTCAATTCTAGGCGAGGGAACTTGCTTGGGTTGGACCATGGAAGACACTATAATTCTCTTAAGAGGAGATAGAAGGTGCTCTAAAATGATGATTTCATCCACCATAGGCTAATTATCTCTAGAAACCATAGGCCGAGAGCCATGAGAACCATGACATCAAAATCCACTATCACATCTAGAAGGTTAGGTGTCTCCATGTCAAAACCCTCAAGGAGGAGAAAAGGGATTCAGTAAGACATTAGTGATAGTGCATAAGATTTCCCCCTAGTGAATTTGACAACTTGTATAGAAGAATAAATTTAAATTCAACTTTATTATCTTGCACCTAAATTACATAATAAAATTAGAGAAAATCGTGTATTTAGTATACAAATAATAGTGAACATCAATAAAACAACTAGAAAGAAGAGAATTACTTAAATTTTTCCAAATATGGAAGATAATTTTCACCTTGGAAGCATGCCAAAATTTGTTATGCTTATGCAAAATGCAAGGCCAATCTCTAagaagaagcatatgccaacaaaaagAGATGGTTTTAAACACCTAAAGAAATCATTAATCCAATTCCAAGCCACTTGAGCTATGAGGTATAAATCGCAGGCCACATGATGGAAATAATGATATCTTTTAATAGTAACCTAGATTAAATTTATCTAGATATTTTAAATTAACAACTAAAACTCCTTAAAAGGaatctcacaagaagaagaatatACGTGTGTAGCTAccaatttttttgagaaaatttaGAATAATTTATTTGTTAGAGAAAAAGTCTTGATGATGTATAATAGCTAAGATTTTCTTAATTTTATTGACCATTGCTTGCTAAAGCATGGAGGGAAAGGCTTGAAAATAAAAGATAATGGCTATAAAGAAAAAAACTTCCTTGTGATGAATCCATTTATAACCAAAATTACCAACCCAATTTGACTTGGGAATCTAAATGATTGTTGTCTTTTGGTATTAAAAACAACCCAAAATTTGTGCATAAGATATACATACATTAAGGGCTTGAGTGAAATTATTTTCTTCCTCAACGAGAGTAAGAAAATAGTCAAAAAATGACCATTAAATATCTCTTGAGAAGAGTTGGGAAGATTTATCCCCTTGATTGGGGTTAAGAGATTGAATCAAATAGGAGATAACCAAATCCTTCATAACTAAGAACATAAATAATTTAGCAAGAGGATGCCCTTGACAATGGACCTTGAAGACCAAATAGTAGTttagacacataaaattgattaaattaacatttaattaattatccctttatcccttgattaatttaattaatcattttatcCTATTATTACCCTAAAATTGATTTTCCCCTTCcacatatatattaattaattatacatgTCAAATTTATCCTAAAGTTTGATTTAGTTTAATAAATCAAACTCAACCCTAGGAATATTCTAATtttatccctaatcctaattagctaaattaattcatgattaattaggctaattttgtgattcctacaaacctatctTCTAATCGCCTCATTAAACTAATTAACCCAAAGCCTAATCcctgttagtatttattcaaatttaaaatattacACTCCTACCCAAGTCATCTCACCCATCCACATCATCTTTGACCAAAGGGGTGCTCACACATGGGTGAGAATTGCTCTTCCCCATGgagccaccctacactttcctCTTTTGGCCCATATGTCATATCCCCCCTTTTCATAACCCTTACACCTTTgccacaagtgtttccacttgtcaactTTAGGAACTTAccaaggttgctcacacatgtgtgagcacaccttcccCTTTTCCCTAGGACAAGTGGGATTCCCAAagttttctcacacatgtgtgagcacaccttccTCTTTTCCCTATGACagttgttcttcccaagatgtgctcacacatgtgtgagcacaccttgctCTCTCCttcaatcttagccattgatcaacttttaatcttaaccatccatttttAAGGCCCAAAATCTATAAGTTGAGCCCTTTTCTCATCTCCAAACATCCACTTATCATTGCACTATCATAATGCCATTTTGATTCCAAAGTCACTCCAAAGCAAGCCTATGCTCTTTGTTTCCATCCACTACATCCACACATCCACACTAAGTTGTTATGCTAGTTTGAGAGCATTCCATACTTCACACATCTATCTCTCCCACTAACCATTAGTCAAATTCATAGTACTCGAGGTTTGTGGATACGAGGAGGAGAAGGAAGATTTGCGGAAATGGGAGCATCTTGAGTATAGTTTATTTATATTGTTTGTCTCCCCTCATTCTTTTATttcaaatctttcttgatatctcattttaAATGGTTCCTTCATTTTGAATACTAATCATACTAACCTTTTTAATGGTGAGACAAGTAGCTCTTGAGAAGATTGTTCACTTGTTTTGATTATTGGTTGGTGGCTCCCTAGGCTTCCCATCGGTTTATCCTCCCTAAACAATTCTAAGTCATCCATGACCAATTTGGTTTCTTTTAACCTTTCCATTACGGATAGATCTGAGAACCGAAGCTCATCTTTATCCATCATTTGGAAATGTCTAGCGGCACATCTCCTTGACTAGTTTGAGAGATTCCATGAGGTAGGAGGTAGCGAAATCCTGTAGCAACAAGGACATAAAGCATTGGGGCAAAGGAAACCCTTGATAAAAGGACCTATAAAGCCCAAAGTGCATTGATCGGTGACCAATACTTGTGACAACATTTGAAGCATGTACACACAAAATCTCTACAAATTGGAGGAATTAAGGCCCAAAACCAAGTTCTTACAACATGGAAAGAATATATAGTCATTCAATGTAGCCATAAGCTTTGGAAAAGTTAATCTTAATAAAAATGGTAGGTTGTTGAGAAGAATGAGCTCATTCCATTCCTTCCTAGACAACAATACTATTTTCTACAATAAATATGGATATAGTGAAGTCTATCCACTTAAGGCAACCAATCTAGGAAAGCATAGGGTGGAGCTTCAAAGATAGaggtttggtggtgattttgtagGAAACACTCAACAAAGTGATCAATCACCACGTataaattttttttaggattgccAACTTTAGGTATGAACTTAGCATTTTCTTTTCTAATTGTATTCCCCAAATATTTAGAATGAAATGCTTTAATATATACCTTATGAAGGTCATGTTTTATAGTATCCCAAAAAGATTTCTAAAATTCATAAGAGAATCTATCCAATGTAGGATCCTTATCTTTAGCCATTGTTTAGATAGCTTCCTTCTAGTCTTCTTTAGTAAGAAGTTGGTCAGAAATAATGTGTCAAAAATTGAAACTTAATGAGGGACCACATTGAGGAATTGTTGTAAATTCACTAATCAATCCAGACTATACTTCTAAGAAACAAACACTTGCTCATAGTGTCAAATAAAAGATTAAAGGATAGAAAAGGACCTCTTTCAATATCTGAAGTCCTTAAAGAAATTGTTTGATGGATTCAAAATAagggaaaaatagaaaaaataatttgaaatttatcACCAACCTTCAAATAGTTGAGCAGTAGATTCTACTTGCTTTGGGTGGCGACCTCATTTAAGTAGGAACAAAAGTTGTTAGATAACCTT
This genomic stretch from Cryptomeria japonica chromosome 8, Sugi_1.0, whole genome shotgun sequence harbors:
- the LOC131857727 gene encoding putative elongation factor TypA-like SVR3, chloroplastic, which codes for MEIKVCTADENFRLGKVNELFVYENFTKVPAEMVEAGDIYVVCGISDVLIGETLADKFDGLALPGIKIEEPTMKMAFSINTSPFVGREGKHVTSRKIRERLYRELERNLAMKVEDGGR